From a single Thermithiobacillus plumbiphilus genomic region:
- a CDS encoding pilus assembly PilX family protein: protein MSDNTGTNCLALKSRYETLFWRIKMTAFPVKSMHHREQGAALLVAMIVLLALSLAGIAAMYMARSDTEIAGNLRFREIALNQAEAGLRAGGTWLLNQTTAPTGSTISGFYDRDNLPRDSNGGLTIDWNLSSNYFITTANGQTVKYIIEDLGISDAASGNSVAVGSEYGGGVKGTGALSQNYYRVTSRVEGPRNTVVVLEAIYAMNF from the coding sequence ATGAGCGACAATACCGGTACCAACTGTTTAGCACTGAAATCCCGCTACGAAACCCTATTCTGGCGAATTAAAATGACAGCTTTCCCTGTTAAATCCATGCATCACCGAGAGCAGGGTGCAGCCCTGCTGGTCGCCATGATCGTGTTACTGGCACTCTCATTGGCAGGCATTGCCGCGATGTACATGGCGCGCTCCGACACGGAAATCGCCGGCAATCTGCGGTTTCGCGAGATAGCCCTCAACCAGGCCGAGGCGGGCTTGCGTGCTGGTGGTACTTGGTTGTTGAACCAGACCACGGCCCCTACAGGGAGCACGATCAGCGGGTTCTATGACAGGGACAACCTGCCCCGAGACAGCAATGGCGGCCTCACAATTGACTGGAACTTGAGCAGCAATTATTTCATTACCACTGCCAACGGTCAGACGGTCAAATACATCATAGAAGATCTTGGGATTTCTGATGCCGCTAGTGGCAACAGCGTTGCCGTGGGCAGTGAATATGGTGGGGGAGTAAAGGGTACAGGCGCGCTATCTCAAAATTATTATCGCGTAACCAGCCGTGTGGAGGGGCCACGGAATACCGTGGTAGTGCTGGAAGCCATTTACGCTATGAACTTCTAA